One window from the genome of Natronomonas pharaonis DSM 2160 encodes:
- the fabG gene encoding 3-oxoacyl-[acyl-carrier-protein] reductase codes for MLEDQTCLVTGGSRGIGRAVAEELGRNGADVAINYRSSEAAAEATAEAVREEGGNAITVQADISDYEQVEAMRETVTAEFGPLDVLVNNAGITIDKKFENMTKNDWDRVIDVNLGGAFNCTHCFFEDIKSAENGRLINISSVVGQQGNYGQANYATTKSGLFGFTRTLALELASEGSTANCIAPGFVETDMLETVPERVQEKILRRIPLNRFARPEDVSGIVRFVASPDSSYMTGQVIAVNGGMEW; via the coding sequence ATGCTCGAAGACCAGACCTGCCTCGTCACCGGGGGTTCGCGGGGAATCGGCCGCGCCGTCGCCGAAGAGCTCGGCCGCAACGGGGCCGATGTCGCTATCAACTATCGCTCCTCCGAGGCGGCCGCCGAGGCAACTGCTGAAGCGGTACGCGAGGAGGGCGGCAACGCGATTACCGTTCAGGCGGATATCTCCGACTACGAGCAGGTCGAAGCGATGCGGGAGACGGTCACCGCGGAGTTCGGTCCGCTCGACGTGCTCGTCAACAACGCCGGCATCACCATCGACAAGAAGTTCGAGAACATGACGAAAAACGATTGGGACCGGGTTATCGATGTCAACCTCGGCGGGGCGTTCAACTGCACCCACTGCTTTTTCGAGGACATCAAATCCGCCGAGAACGGCCGGCTCATCAACATCTCGTCGGTCGTCGGCCAGCAGGGCAACTACGGACAGGCCAACTACGCCACCACGAAGTCCGGGCTGTTCGGCTTCACCCGGACGCTGGCGCTGGAGCTGGCTTCCGAAGGGTCGACGGCCAACTGTATCGCGCCCGGATTCGTCGAAACCGATATGCTCGAAACCGTCCCCGAACGGGTTCAGGAAAAGATTCTCCGACGGATTCCGCTGAACCGCTTTGCGCGCCCGGAGGACGTTTCGGGCATCGTCCGCTTTGTTGCCAGCCCCGACTCCAGCTACATGACCGGTCAGGTCATCGCCGTCAACGGCGGCATGGAGTGGTAA
- a CDS encoding metallophosphoesterase family protein has protein sequence MLVGVVSDIHANRIALEAVLDDMPPVDGLVCAGDVVGYNPWPADCVVRLRERSVPTVQGNHDRAVVTGTGFGGNGMADAGVKYARGALDDSHIEWLRGLPETRRCFDGRLKLVHGHPDDPDRYTYPGLFSPELLGDEDVLVMGHTHVQAIEQYDEGIVLNPGSVGQPRDGDPRAAYALVDLDSMTAERRRVEYDIEAVIEAVEEAGLPEGTGTRLRKGR, from the coding sequence ATGCTTGTCGGGGTCGTCTCGGACATCCACGCCAACCGAATCGCGCTGGAGGCGGTATTAGACGACATGCCGCCGGTCGACGGGCTCGTCTGTGCAGGCGATGTCGTCGGCTACAATCCATGGCCGGCCGACTGTGTCGTCCGATTGCGCGAGCGGTCGGTGCCGACGGTGCAGGGAAACCACGACCGCGCGGTCGTGACCGGGACGGGGTTCGGCGGCAACGGGATGGCCGACGCCGGGGTCAAGTATGCCCGCGGCGCGCTCGACGATAGCCACATCGAGTGGCTTCGGGGGCTCCCGGAGACGCGCCGCTGTTTCGACGGGCGACTGAAACTCGTCCACGGCCACCCTGACGACCCCGACCGCTATACGTATCCGGGGCTTTTTTCCCCGGAGCTACTCGGCGATGAAGACGTCCTTGTCATGGGTCACACCCACGTGCAGGCTATCGAACAGTACGACGAGGGTATCGTTCTCAACCCGGGCAGCGTTGGCCAACCGCGTGACGGCGACCCGCGGGCGGCCTACGCGCTTGTCGACCTCGATTCGATGACCGCAGAGCGGCGTCGGGTCGAGTACGATATCGAGGCCGTTATCGAAGCTGTCGAGGAAGCCGGGCTCCCGGAGGGGACTGGAACGCGTCTCCGAAAGGGCCGCTAG